GGAATGCGGCCGCCACGCGGCCGGGTGGTCTCGGCCCCCTGGCAGTCGGTGCTGACTCTGCTGCCGTATCTCAGCCCGGTGGCTCCGCGGCTGATGGAGAAGTCGGCCCTGGTCGGCATCCAGCGCGTCTCGCCCGACGAGGCCGCGCAGATCGGCCGCATCATGCACCTCCCCCGTGCCGAGACGGAGGCGCTGTCCACCCTCGCTGACGGCGTCACACTCTGGTGCACCGCGCGGGACCGGCAGTTCGTCATGACGCAGGCCACGGACGCCGAGACCGGATTGTTGGGCAGCGCCCGGCGGATGGACTGACGGGGACCGACGGCCAGAAGTCCGTGGGCACTTGCACCGATTTGACCCGTCGGCTTCCTTACGCTCAGCCGCGCCCGGCTCACTTGGGGGCGCGGCGTGATGTACGGGACAGTGGACGAGGGGCGGTCCGGCCTGCCGGTAGGGCGTTGTTGACGATTAGGGTGGGACAGGACGCGGCAGGAGAACCTGCGGGCATGGTGGCCGCGTCCCTTAGGGGGAGAGCCGGGCCGATCGGACGAAGAGGTCGCCCCCACCCACGACGGCACAAGGGTGCTCGACCACACCAGGAGGCAAAGTGAACGGCGATCGGGACGAGATCCACGGGGGCTGGAACATTCCCGTCGATGATCAGTCCGACGCGGAGCCCGCGGAGCTGACGGGTGAGTTCACCATCGACTACACCCCGCCGGCCTGGTACACGCAGAACGCGGGTGACACATCGGGCGGGGGCACGGGTCAGACGCCGCCTCCCCCACCGCCGAACGGGGCACCGGTGGCTGTGCCCGGGCTGCCTGCGGGCAGTGGCTTCGAGCCGAACTGGGCGCCGGTGCCTACGCCTCCGCAGGCGCAGGTCCCGGCACCCGCGCCTGCGCCCGCGCCTGCACACGCGCCCACGCCAGCGCCCGCGCCCGTACAGCAGACACCCGCTCCGGCTCCTGCGCCCGTCGCCGAGCCCGCACCGCAGCCCTTCGGGGGCGGCGATGTGGAGAGCGGGGCGACCATGCGGTTCTCCCCGGCCGCTCTGAAGCGTGAGATGGAGGAGCGGGCCGCGGCCAAGGCGGCCGAGGCCGCTCCCGAACCGGCCCCGGAGAGCGCCGCGGAGGCGGCCGGTGAGCCCGAGGCGGAGGTCGCGGCTGAGCAAGCCGCAACCGTGAACTCGGATGCGGATGCTGCGGAGGAAGAGGAAGCGGAAGCCGCCGACATCGCGCCCGGCGCCGAGTCCGACGAGTCCGACGAGTCCGCTGACGAAGACGCCGCCGAGGGTGCCACCGAGGAGCCTGCCGATTCCGTACCGCGGGACTCCGTACCGCAGGACGCGGCACCGCAGGACTCCGTTTCCGCCGTGGCCGACGGGCCCCAGGACGCACCGCCTGCCCCGGCGCCCGCCCAGCCCTGGGCGCCCGTGCCGCCGGCGCAGGTGCAGGGTGGCCAGCCGCCGCTGCCCCTGCCGCCCGCCTTCCAGCCGGCCGCGCCGACGTCGGCGCCGCAGTGGCCCGTGTCTCCCCAGACCGCCGAGCAGTCTGCCGCTCCGCACAGTGGTTATGGCTTCCCCCAGCCCGGGCAGCCGAGCCAGGCCGGACAGCCCGGCGCCCCGCAGAGCGGCTACGGCTTCCCGCAGCAGGGACAGCCCGCGCAGCACGGTGGATACGGCTTCCCGCAGCCCGGGCAGCAGCCCGCGCAGCCGACGCCCGCCGCGCCGCTGCCGCCCGCTGTTCCCGGGCCCGATGCCCAGGCCCCGCAGGGCGGTTACGGGTTCCCGCAGCCCGGCGCGAACGCGCCCGTACCGCTGCCGCCCCAGGTGCCGCAAACGCCTCGGACGCCTCAGTCGCCTCAGACCGCTCTGCCGGCTCAGACGCCGAATCTGCCCGCGCCCGCCACGCCCCATCTCCCCGCGCAGCAGTCCCACCCGCTGGCGCAGCCCCAGGCCCAGCCCCACTCCCAGGGCCAGCCACAGGGCCAGCCCCAGCCGCCGGTCGGGCCCTCCGATCCGCGTGCCGGTGCCGCCTGGCCCACGCCGGTCACGCACGACCAGCGCGAGCGTTCCGTGCCGGGTGCGCCCCTCGGGTACACCGCCGCTGTCGAGCTGTCCTCCGACCGCCTCCTGCGCAACAACAAGCAGAAGGCAAAGAGCAGCCGTAACCCCGGCCCCTCCGCCCGGTTCAAGATCGGCGGCAAGAAGGAGGAGGCCGAGCGCCAGCGCAAGCTCGAGCTCATCCGTACGCCGGTGCTGTCCTGCTACCGGATCGCGGTCATCAGCCTCAAGGGCGGTGTCGGCAAGACCACGACGACCACCGCGCTGGGCTCGACCCTCGCCACCGAGCGGCAGGACAAGATCCTGGCGATCGACGCCAACCCCGACGCCGGTACGCTCGGCCGGCGCGTTCGCCGCGAGACCGGGGCGACGATCCGGGACCTGGTGCAGGCGATCCCGTATCTCAACTCGTACATGGACATCCGCCGGTTCACCTCGCAGGCGCCCTCCGGTCTGGAGATCATCGCCAATGACGTGGACCCGGCCGTCTCCACGACCTTCAATGACGAGGACTACCGGCGCGCGATCGACGTGCTGGGCAAGCAGTACCCGATCATCCTCACCGACTCCGGCACCGGTCTGCTCTACAGCGCGATGCGCGGAGTGCTGGACCTGGCGGACCAGTTGATCATTATCTCGACCCCGTCCGTGGACGGTGCGAGCAGTGCGTCCACGACGCTCGACTGGCTGTCGGCGCACGGGTACGCGGACCTGGTGCAGCGGTCCATCACGGTCATCTCCGGAGTCCGCGAGACGGGCAAGATGATCAAGGTCGACGACATCGTGCAGCACTTCCAGACGCGCTGCCGCGGTGTGATCGTCGTTCCCTTCGACGAGCACCTCGCGGCCGGTGCCGAGGTCGACCTCGACATGATGCGG
This window of the Streptomyces sp. SLBN-118 genome carries:
- a CDS encoding SCO5717 family growth-regulating ATPase, with product MNGDRDEIHGGWNIPVDDQSDAEPAELTGEFTIDYTPPAWYTQNAGDTSGGGTGQTPPPPPPNGAPVAVPGLPAGSGFEPNWAPVPTPPQAQVPAPAPAPAPAHAPTPAPAPVQQTPAPAPAPVAEPAPQPFGGGDVESGATMRFSPAALKREMEERAAAKAAEAAPEPAPESAAEAAGEPEAEVAAEQAATVNSDADAAEEEEAEAADIAPGAESDESDESADEDAAEGATEEPADSVPRDSVPQDAAPQDSVSAVADGPQDAPPAPAPAQPWAPVPPAQVQGGQPPLPLPPAFQPAAPTSAPQWPVSPQTAEQSAAPHSGYGFPQPGQPSQAGQPGAPQSGYGFPQQGQPAQHGGYGFPQPGQQPAQPTPAAPLPPAVPGPDAQAPQGGYGFPQPGANAPVPLPPQVPQTPRTPQSPQTALPAQTPNLPAPATPHLPAQQSHPLAQPQAQPHSQGQPQGQPQPPVGPSDPRAGAAWPTPVTHDQRERSVPGAPLGYTAAVELSSDRLLRNNKQKAKSSRNPGPSARFKIGGKKEEAERQRKLELIRTPVLSCYRIAVISLKGGVGKTTTTTALGSTLATERQDKILAIDANPDAGTLGRRVRRETGATIRDLVQAIPYLNSYMDIRRFTSQAPSGLEIIANDVDPAVSTTFNDEDYRRAIDVLGKQYPIILTDSGTGLLYSAMRGVLDLADQLIIISTPSVDGASSASTTLDWLSAHGYADLVQRSITVISGVRETGKMIKVDDIVQHFQTRCRGVIVVPFDEHLAAGAEVDLDMMRPKTREAYFNLSALIAEDFVRAQQQQGLWTADGNPPPHLAPPMPGQQQVPGQPLPGQPYPPQQPHQPHQPQPQPPYGGQQPYPQGSHPQAQPPQQYPGQQQPQQLYPPQGWQQSYPSQAQSPASPAGPPPGQPGHPGQQGQSGGPGQQDLQGPVPPAGWPQQQPPQAPPAPQQ